The Anolis carolinensis isolate JA03-04 chromosome 2, rAnoCar3.1.pri, whole genome shotgun sequence genome contains the following window.
ggcaggagcttgtctttgtaagtggacacctcagccacatacacagatacatattttcacttttattatgtgtattgataGTTCAGCGGTTTAATTTTGCAGAGGATCCCTGCTCCAAATACTGGTATATGAAGCACAAGGCCGATGATGTACTTACTGCGTACATCATCCAATTGGTTTTGGAGAGGCTGTGACTACTAAGGGAAGGGATATTGCGCATTTGTAGTTGAAAGTTTTCTGGCTGTCATGTTGTGATTAGAGTGTTGGATTAGGGGTATTtctaatctacactgtagaagtattgcagtttgacaccaccataactgccatggcttaatggtttggagttgtagttttacaaggtctttcatctTTTCTACCAAAGTGTACTGgtttctcatcaaactacaactctcaggattccataatattgacctatggcagttaaagtggcgtcaaattgcattaattctacaatgtagatacaccctgggACTGTGAGATATTCCCCAGTCATCCATGAAAACCCAGTGGCTGGCCTTTCACAAATCACATTTTTCCAGCCTTCGAAgcaagcaatagcaaacctcCTTTGAAAAATCTTACTAAGAAAACCCCAGGATAAGATTACTGTAGTTGGAATTGACTTgcaggcacaaaacaacaacaagaatgtgATGCAGAAGACATTTCTAGCCATTGGTAACTTTTAGTGTTAGGAAAAAAGTCAATACTAGTGGGAAACGGGTCATAACACTATGAATAGAGCAAGAGTTATTAGGAGGAAAATACCATTCATTCTCGTCAAAAAGAAGAACTAGTGTTTCTTCACTGATATTGGTTAACAAAACcaacaacaatattttattttggtcaATAACTAGCAACAGTTAGCAAAAGCAGGAATTGTTTGTTCACACAACACATGTGAATATATAGTTTCCATGCTATAGGATATTGACATAGTAGTGAGAAGAAACACTTTTTAATGGCTTGAGTATGACAGTGAGGACAGATCTGCAGTATACCTCAGAGGAGCAGATGCTGGGGGATTAATAACAGAAAATACACAAATCCACAcatgtgcatggttttaaatcattttaaagtaTTTGATGTGCATGGTTTTAATCCACCATCTTTTAACTAGCTGAACAGAAGGATAAATGTTtagccttttaaaattattttattcttcatgttctttttaactgattttattgtgtgcagACCTTTAGATAGaggttgggatataaatatttgaataaataaatgagatgGATAGTGCTTTCATACCTTGCTTTTAGGATCACTGTGCAATAAGAGAATAGGAAGCCAAGCTGGAAAAGACATCTCACATGGCAGCTATTGCATTTTAGTTGTTCCATTACAGGAGCTGGTGTAAATGCCCTCAAGAATATAGCCACTGGTAAGGGATGCTAGAAATTACAATCTGGCAGCATCTGGAAAATCAAGAGTTTCCCACATCTATTTTATTGTAGTATTTCAGTAGGTAAATGTGTGTAGACGTTATTTTGAAAGTGAGCTTACacattctttccttttttattgcACCATAAATATGATGTTCGTAAATAGCCTGCGTTCAGCCTGGCTCAGTTGATGGCAAGCTAATCACAACGAAAATGTGCCTTCCTGATCTCAGATATGGAATTTTTCAATGACTGAGCATCTTTAGAGGAAAACATTTGTAAAGTTAGGAGCACATTATTCTCCCTCCTCGCCTTCTCAATCTTTGTCTcttttttataatacagaaaaagtCTTTCTTAACATGCAGAAAAATTAATTGTGGTGCGATTTTGTAATTTCCATTTCTAGGCTGTGTGCAAAGGAAGTTAAGCTGTCTGCTGTACTGGTGGTGTATAAATGCAGACTACTAAGTAGCCTCTTAGTGGGCTTGTTGCTTCTGACCAGGTAAACCATTAAAATGTTACCAAGCAAAGTGGAAGGCAAGGGTGAGAGCATCCCTCACCCCTAATCTCAATTACCATGCTCATTGCAAAAAATGAAACCTTCTTTCTTCTGCAGTTAGCATGGAAACTATAAGAATATGCTGTCCACTTATAGCAGTGTAATATTATTTCAAAGCCATCTCATGAAGTCCTGAAGTTTCTAGTCTGGTGAGGTAGTTAAGAGTTCTAGTTCTGTAGTTCAGGAAGGTGCACTAGAGCTCTCCAGCAGAGGATTCAAAGTACCTTCCCAGACTGTAAATCCCAGGgattcatgacagttaaagcagatGTTTAATGCTATAATTGGAGGGCGGGGGGGAAGAGAAATCAATCCTTTCTTCATCAGTTCATTCTCTTGCTTGCATGGGATTCTTGATTGCCTGTGTCTCCCAAACAGCGCATTAAATAGAATGTCAGATTAGATGCAGTTTTAAATACTTTTTACCTGGATTAAGCCTAGTTTGAGCAGACATGTATGGGATTGTGCTGTTAAGCACTGTAGCCAGGCTTGGGTCTTCTCCTTGCCAGTCAAAAAACAGATTAGGGTTAcatcctgtgttggatggggttgcagTTCCCCTAGGAATGCAGGCTTGCAGCTTAGATGTTCTGGATTCAACTCAGTCTGGATGCTCAAATTTTAGCAGTGCCAGGAGTACCTTTTTACAGTTAAAACTGGTGTgtcagtgatttatttatttaaaacatttatattccgcccttctcaccctgaaggggactcagggtggagcacaacatatatacagcaagcattccatgctgggacataaaataaatcataaatatcataaacactaaaatcagttatcttcacattaaaaccattatttaaaaccatcacaagtcagctgcACTGTATACAGTCaccagggtgaaatttcctattgctgccgttATTGCACTGCCTCAAaggcttgatcccacagccaagtctttaccatctttctaaagaacaggagggggggggctgatctaatctcgcgGAGggggggagttccatagccggggggcaatcactgagaaggccctgtttctcttCCCCACAAATCACGCCTGTGACGGTCAGATTAGatgcagggcctccccggaagatcttaatctctgcggtggttcatagagggagatgcgtttggacaggtaaactagGCCGGGGCCATTTAGGGCCTTATAGACCaaagacagcactttgaattgtgctcggtagccaACTGGCAGAcaatggagctgacacaacatggCAGTTGTGTGCTCCCAGtacgctgccccagttattaacctggctgccccagttattaacctgatGCCCATTTCTTAAAATGTTAGATTTGGCCACAGTGACACTTACTTTACTTGCACTACTGTTATGTACTCAACATGAGGCGGCCTTTAGAAACTGTTTAAACACTTCAGTAGGTCCAAAATGCTGCTTCTAGAATGTTGAGTGGGGCCAGTTGTGGTCAGCATACAACTCCCTGGCTACCATTTCCCTCCACCCTCCAAGCACAATTtagagtgctggttatgacctataaagtgtATACAGCTTGGGCCGAGCCTATATGGACCTGCCAGAATATTAACATCTACACAAAAGGGCTTTCGCTTGGACCTACCATGGTCACAACCCCTCATGGTGAGAAGTCGAGAAGGAGcttactttgcatttttatggtTATTTACTTTGGTTCACTGTTGTCTACCCAGGctgttgctattattgttgtttgaAATGGTATATAATGTTTCTGTCACTTGCTTGAAGATTGTTTAATTTTTGGTTCACTTGTGCTCTAAAATAATTTGGGAGACAAAATCAGATTTtagtgatttttttcttcttttattgctAGGTCAGCCGGACTTCAGTTCAGAAGAATTACTAAAAATGCAAACAATCAGAAAGGGCTTAACCATCAAGATTTGTGACTGAAGAGGAGACGCGAGACCTTCATAGCTGAAAGCTTTTGTCTTTCAAGACGCCAGTGAAATAGAAAACAGGACAGAATACACTTACCCAAGATGAATTTCAGCACATCCACTGTGAACACTTTGTACCATGACAGTACTGCCACTCCTGAACCAGACCGGGGAACAACTGTAGATGCAAGTGGCTCAGAAACGGCTACCATGTCACCTGAAACAAGCAGCTTTAATAGCACCAAAATCCCCGATGTTGCCAGCAATAGTTCTGGCATGGGGACCATGCTGCTCTCTTTTGGCATAATCACTGTGATCGGACTGGCTGTTGCAATGGTAAGACAGTGTCCTTTGATGATTCTTGCAGGGAATGGCTGCCTGAGGGTGGCAGGAGCGGGTAGGAAACATCTGAGTTAAGGAAGTCTTTAATATTTCAAGCAAAATACAAAAATGCCTGAGGCTTGGTATATAACGACAGAACTTTTTACTAGTTACTCTGTCATAGATTCCTTGAAAGGCTTCACTTTCTGACTGCTATGACTCAAAGAGCATGTTACTTTTTCACCTGATCTGTAAGGTGATAtataaacatattaataataaatttgcATTACTTCTAACTTAGCCCGGTCCCACACATATCCATTGTTTTCTCGGTGCTATTTCTAACCTGAAAGCAAGTGCAACCATGAGGTCACATAAATGTACCACATCTGATAGTTTCTATAGATTTAGGAAGTCCATATGCTTACAGGTTTCCTTAGTTTGAATGTTTATAtgttgaatatttttatattgtggattgatattttaaattgtaagttgctcagaGCACCCTGGTGGAGTGCGACTAATTAAGTGAAGTGAAGTTTTCAAGAGCTGCACCATACATTTTCTTGTGCAAAAGATACACATTCTTGCTCAGCACAACATGGAAAAACAGGTGCCATGTTATTTTTTTCCCAATGGGCAAGATTCACATGTTTTCCACGGAACCATTTGGGCAGTTGTTCCCTTCTCAAAGTATTTGTGACAGTTAACCAAAACTGGGGAGGTGGTGTGTGTGGAAGAAATTCTGCTGAAAGTGCTTCCAAGAACCAAACCTTTCTGTTgtttcccccctcctccctcctagGTTTTGTATATCAGGAAGAGGAAACGGTAAGTACTCTCTGCTCTTGAATGCAACAATGTTTCACACCATGTTTCTGGAGATTTTCTTTTGGCAATAAATGGCTGAACCAAGTGAAAAGGCTGGAACAAATGTCTTTCCAGTTTCTAATGTAAAACTGGATTTGGCAGGCATGAGGGCTTGGGAGGGTTGGAAATCAGCACCTTTCATAATGTTGAATTGTAGCTCtcagcattcctcatcattgcCCATATTGACAGAGACCACTGGATTtccaatccaacaatatctggaggaccatatgATTCCCACTCCTGTGTTTGATTCTCCAACTACTTGGCAATGAGAAAAAATGGAAAGTTTCTGTTTAGGATGATGCTTCAGAGGAGTGAAATGTTTactctctttttatttctttttgtagaCTGGAAAAGCTACGGCACCAGCTGATGCCCATGTACAACTTTGATCCTGCTGAAGAACAGGATgagctggagcaagagttgctgGAACATGGCAAAGATGCTGCATCTGTGCAGGCCTCTCAGAACAAGGTATTACTATTTTCACAGGCCATTCCTTATCTTTGACTCCAAGCTGAACTCACAAGAAGCCTACAGTGAAATTACATCTGCTTTGCCATTGCTGGTTTTTAGAGAACATCTGTGGGTTTGAGCATTTATGATCCAATGTAGTACACCCCATACTTACTGAAACAAAATGAGGTATTACATACAATTGCTATTGTCTTTAGCAGTCTTTAGAGAGCCAGcttggtgtagtgctttgagtgttgaGCTAGGACCCTGGGATACaagggtttgattccccactcagccaaggAAATTCACCGTGTGACATTATCTGAGAGGAAACaaactttgaacaaatcttgctaagaaaaccccatgacagttTTACTCTAGAGCTGTCATAAGCtggaagtgacttgaaagcacacaagaacaacaaaagaTTATTGTTCTAGATTCTGAAAGGAGAGCCACAGAGATCCTTCAGGCACTACTGATATTTCTTGTTAATACATGAGAGAACAACATGCAAAAGAGTTTTAGACAATCAACCGCAAATGCCATAGTTTTAAAAGACTGATAATTCTCTCTTCACTCCTGACTGGAAATCCCATTGGAAAGCATACCTTATGATTAGAAGATGGATCTGTCATTCCATCAAATTCACTCCCTGCCTAATATCTCCATCCTGGTCACTTTTAGAAAATCAACATCCTTTAAGGGGATCCCTATTTAAATATGGAAATTTACTAAGTGGCCTAGGGCAAATCACTGTCTCTTAGAGGAAAGCAACCTTGTCTCAGTCTGTTGTTTTTGCCTGTTAAGTGACCTTCAACCTATGCTGACCATATAAATGATAGCTCCAGGATCTCCCATCAGCTGCCTCGCTCAGATCTTTGAAGCTCAAGGCTGCAACTTCCTTCACTTAATCAATCCATCTACAATGTGGCTTCCTTGTTGTCTTCCTGCTTTCCCCTTTCCTCAGTATTACAGTATTTTCCAGTCAATCACGTTACCTCATGATATAGTCAAAGTTTAATTGTTCAAGGTTTAATTTAAGTATATACCTTTTGATTTAAGTGGGATTTATTTTCAATAACTACACatggattcccatcatcaaattcTTGAAAACTAAATGAATGTTAACATATTGAAAATtggatctttaaaaaaattaatatgttATGCCACAATAATAGAACCTGATGGGAAAGAGTGATAGCAATGCCTGTAGTCCTCAGAATACATGTCCTGTGAGATTCCTATCTCACTTCTTTGAGAAATGTCCCAATGAAACCTGAGGTGGTTATGGAAGACTCCTTGTGTGGAATATCACAAATTCCTccatactagtacagtagagatTCTTTACCCTAGAGTTTCTAGGGATAGGACCCAGCAACTTGCACCTTTTAGCCAGTGGTGGAGTAACTATGGCTCTCCAAATGTTCTTGGATACAACTCCCATCACAGCATAATCATTGGGCATCCTGACTAGGGCTGGTGAGAATTCATATCCAACAAGATCCAGGTGTCCACATTTTGGTGTCTACCACTGAACAGTGGGTTCTTCCAAACTGCCATAGTGCACAAAGAAGGATTGTACTAAAAAATTACAAACCAGTAATACTGTTATAATGAAATTAAGAGTTTATGCATGCAACTGGATGCAACTGTCAGTCAGCCAAAACCAGCTTTTTCTCAGAACTGATGAGGCAGAACCACTTTGCATGGGCTCCAGGGGTAACTCTCCCCACCTGTATTGTTTCTTAACTAACCTTCTGCACTGAAGAAATTTTCGATCTAAGCCTtggttctagaacagtggttctcaacctggggtccccagatgtttttgtcctacaactcccagaaatcccagccagtttactagctgttaggatttttgggagttgaaggccaaaaaccatctggggacccgcaggttaaaaaccactgttctagaaagtgctgtggggggtgggtgggatagGTAATTGTTTAGCTGATTTCACAGAGATCTTTCTTTTCCCCGTTGCTTTTTCTTTGAAAGCCCAGTCAGCATGGACAAGAAGAGCCGGTATGTTTCTGTGGCAGTGGTGTGACCTGTATAGATTAGATTCCTTTTTGTGATAAACTTTTCCTCATATAGTAGAGAAGTTGTAGTTGTTTTGGAGAAATTTTCATGGCTTGAGTGCTAAGACAGACCCACACTGACCAAGAACATATTCATTTCCATATTGATGAGGGTATTTAGAGCTTCTACATCAGACTTATGAAATCAAATTTGTAGAAAATACCAGTTTTTGTATAATACTTAAAAAAGTAACATGGAAAAATACAAATAGCATGGATTTATTTTCTTCATAGAGCACCTGAGTTTGGCAGGGTGGGCAGCTTGGGAATGACTTTGAATACGTGAAATGACCTACAGAAGATGTGTTTTTTCTCCCAGACTACAATTTTGCCAGAATGCTGATGAGATTTCACCACGATGTAGTGTGTCACCAGAGATCAGGAGCTAAATTAGTTCTTTttagaccaaaaaacaaaaaacaaaaattatcTCCATTACCAGCTGCAAAGTAACTTCCCTAGAGATCCAGACCATCTCTGTCCTATACAAAGTCAACAGCCCCTTTCTTAGACAGAGAATATTGAATTTCTGAAGAATCCTCTGTATTGTTACATCTGGAAAAAAACTTTTAAGTGCTCTGTTGGTGTAATTTTTGCTTtctgaagaagccagtgaagcttcaaaggcttgcatgatgtattttgtggTTTTGGGTTGGCCCAATGTATcattttttgtggattttggattttcttgTCTTTTTCTGCACGGCCAACAGGACTAAGCCTGAAAGTGTTTC
Protein-coding sequences here:
- the c2h3orf18 gene encoding uncharacterized protein C3orf18 homolog; translation: MNFSTSTVNTLYHDSTATPEPDRGTTVDASGSETATMSPETSSFNSTKIPDVASNSSGMGTMLLSFGIITVIGLAVAMVLYIRKRKRLEKLRHQLMPMYNFDPAEEQDELEQELLEHGKDAASVQASQNKTNPGVLQRPSRLVFTDVANAINA